The DNA sequence GACGGCTGCGAGCTGCGCGTGCACCCCACCGGCAAGGCCGTGCTCAGGCTCTCGGTGCAGACCCAGGGCCAGGGCCACGAGACCACGTTCGCGCAGATCGTCGCCGAGGAGCTCGGCATCCCGCCGGACGACATCGAGGTGGTGCACGGCGACACCGACCAGACGCCGTTCGGGCTCGGCACGTACGGCAGCCGCTCCACGCCGGTGTCCGGCGCGGCGGCCGCGCTCGTGGCGCGCAGGATCCGGGACAAGGCGAAGATCATCGCCTCGGGCATGCTCGAGGTGTCGGTCGCCGACCTGGAGTGGCGCAAGGGCGCCTTCCACGTCAAGGGCGACCCGACCCGCGCGGTCACCATCCAGGACATCGCGATGCGGGCGCACGGCGCGGGCGACCTGCCCGAGGGCCTGGAGGGCGGCCTCGACGCGCAGATCTGCTACAACCCGGAGAACCTCACCTATCCCCACGGGGCGTACATCTGCGTCGTCGACATCGACCCCGGCACCGCGAAGGTGAAGGTGCGGCGGTTCGTCGCGGTGGACGACTGCGGCACCCGGATCAACCCGATGATCATCGAGGGCCAGGTGCACGGCGGCCTCGCCGACGGCGTGGGCATGGCGCTCATGGAGATGATCGCGTTCGACGAGGACGGCAACTGCCTCGGCGCCTCGTTCATGGACTACCTGCTGCCCACCGCGCTCGAGGTGCCGGACTGGGAGACCGGCTACACGGTCACCCCGTCGCCGCACCACCCGATCGGCGCCAAGGGCATCGGCGAGTCGGCGACCGTGGGCTCCCCGCCGGCGATCGTCAACGCCGTGGTGGACGCGCTCAAGCCGTTCGGGATCCGGCACGTCGACATGCCGCTCACCCCCTCGCGGGTGTGGGAGGCGATGCAGGGCCGGCCGCAGCCGCCGATCTGAGGACGGGGGAGTGCGACGGTGGGATCGAGGACATCCCTTGCCGAGCGGATGCGGGAGCTGGCCGAGCACCGCGTGCCGTTCGTGCACGCGGTGGTGGTCCGCGCCCAGGTGCCCACGTCCGTGCAGGCCGGGGACGACGCGATCGTGCTGCCCGACGGCTCGATCGAGGGCTTCGTCGGCGGCCGGTGCGCCGAGCAGTCGGTCCGTACGGCGGCGCTCGGCACGCTGCGGGACGGGCGCAGCCTGCTGCTGCGGGTGCTGCCGGAGGGGGAGCCGGAGTTCCCCGAGTCCCCGGGCGCCCGGGTCGTGGTGAACCCGTGCCTGTCCGGCGGCGCGCTGGAGATCTTCCTCCGGCCGCTGCTGCCGCCGCCGGTGGTGTGGGTGGTCGGCGACGGCCCGATCGCGAAGGCGCTCGCCGAGCTCGCCGGGCCGCTCGACTTCGCGGTCCGGGCCGCCGCCGACCCCAAGGGCCCGGCCGGCGCGACCGCGGTCGTGGTGGCGAGCCACGGCCGGGACGAGCCGCGGGCGATCCGCGCCGCGCTCGACGCCGGGGTCGGCTACATCGGGCTGGTGGCGAGCCGCCGCCGCGGCGCCGCCGTACTCGAGGAGATGGGGCTCATCGAGGAGGAACGCCGCCGGATCCGCACCCCGGCCGGCCTCGACATCGGCGCGCGGACCGCCCCGGAGATCGCGCTGTCCATCCTCGCCGAGATCGTCGCCGAGATCCGCACCAAGGGCCTCGCCCCCGCCCCGGACCCCGAGGCCGAGACGCCGTCCGCGCCGGTGGCCGGGGCGGCGGAGCGGGAGGCGGTGGACCCGGCCTGCGGGATGACGGTGACGGCACGGCCCGGCACGCCGCACCTGAAGGTCGGCGGCGAGGACGTGTGGTTCTGCTGTGCGGGCTGCCGGGACCGCTACGCCGCCGGGCACGCGGAACCGCCGACGCAGGCGGTTGATCCGATTTGTGGTATGACGGTGAGCATCATGCCTGATACGCCGCATCTGGTGGTGGATGGTAAGGATGTGTGGTTCTGCGGTCCGGGTTGCCGCGACCGGTACGCGGAGCGGGCCGGGCGGTAGCGGCGTGGCCGCCACCGGACGCCGACGCGGCGCGGGTGCGGCATGGTGAGCCACCGGGAGGAAGCCGCGGTGGCGCCGGTGTTCGCGGACCCCGACGAGGTACGGCGGCGGCTCGACGAGGTCGGCTACCTGGTCGACGAGGGCATGGCCGCCGCCCTGTTCTTCGCGCTCGCCCTCGGACAGCCGCTGCTGCTCGAGGGCGAGCCCGGGGTCGGCAAGACCACGGCGGCCAAGGCGCTCGCCCGCGCCCTCGACACCCCGCTGATCCGGCTCCAGTGCTACGAGGGCCTCACCGCGAGCGAGGCCCTGTACGAGTGGAACCACCAGCGGCAGCTGCTCGCCATCCGGCTCGCCGAGGCCCGGCACGACCACCTCTCCGACGCCGACCTGTTCACCGCCGAGTTCCTGCTGGAGCGGCCGATCCTGCGCGCCGTACGGCACCGCGGGCCGCGGCCGCCCGTGCTGCTCATCGACGAGATCGACCGGGCCGACGACGAGTTCGAGGCCCTGTTGTTCGAGTTCCTCGGCGAGGCGTCGGTCACCATCCCCGAACTCGGCACCTTCACCGCCGAACGCCCCCCGATCGTGGTGCTCACCTCCAACCGGAGCCGGGACCTCCACGACGCCCTGCGGCGGCGGTGTCTCTACCATTGGATCGACTTTCCCTCGCCCGAGCGGGCCGCGGAGATCCTGCGCCGCTCGGTACCCGCGGCGAACGAGCCGCTGATCAGATCGGCCACCGAGTTCATCGGCCGGATACGGCGGTTCGACCTCGACAAGGCCCCCGGCATGGCCGAGACCATCGACTGGGTCGCGGCGCTGTCCGCGGTCGGGGCGACCGAGCTGGTCCGCGAGGACGTCGTCCGCACGCTGAGCGCGATCGCCAAGACGCCCGACGACCGCGAAACGATCCTCGCCGCGCTCGACGAGCCGACGACCTCACGAGGGAACCCATGACCCGGGCTGAGCCGCCTGCGGGGTGCCCGCCGCGGCGCCTGCGCACGACGAGAGGGACGGACCGGGTCCCCCACACCGCCCTGTGCCCGCCGCGCCACCGCGCGGCGGCCCGCACCCCCGGGGCGGTGTCCCGAGCACAAACCCCTGGAGAAGCACCATGAAGATTGACCACGAGTTCACCGTGAGCGTCCCCGTCGACCGCGCCTGGGCGGTGCTCACCGACCTGGAGGCGATCGCACCCTGCATGCCCGGCGCGCAGCTCACCGGGGTGGACGGCGACGTCTACTCCGGCAAGGTGAAGATCAAGGTCGGCCCGGTCGTGTCGCAGTACGCCGGAAACGTCAAGTTCCTGGAGAAGGACGACGCCAACCACCGCGCCGTCATCGACGCCCGGGGCCGCGACTCGCGGGGCGGCGGCAACGCCTCGGCCGTCGTGACCGCACAGCTCCACCCGGACGGCGACCGCACCCGGGTCACCGTGGAGACCGACCTCAAGATCACCGGCCGCATCGCCCAGTTCGGCAGCGGCATGATCAAGGAGGTGTCGAACAAGCTCCTCGGCCAGTTCGTGTCCAACCTGGAGAGCCGCCTCCTCGCCGACGGCGGCGCCGCGGCCGACGCGAAGGAGACCGAGGCCACGGAGGCGGCCACCGCCACGGAGACGGCGAAGGAGGCCGCCGAGGAGACCCCGAAGGAGGCCGCGTCCGCCGAGGCGAAGGAGAAGGCGGCGGAACCGGCGGCCGCGCAGGCCGGGGCCACGGCCTCCGCCGCGGAGGGCGCCGCGGCGAAGCCGGCCGGTGCGGCGGCCGCCTCGGCCACCGGGACCGCCACCGCCCGCTCCGTCGCCCCCGCCGAGGAGGCCGAGCCGCTCGACGTGCTCAGCCTCGCCGGGAACTCCATCTACAAGCGGCTCATCCCGCTCGCCATCGCGCTCGTCGTCATCATCGCGATCATCGTCGTCCTCGTTGTCACCTGACCGGAACCACACCACTGGCGGACCGCCCGCCGGCGACGTGGCGGGCGGGTCCGTCCCGCCGGTGGCGGCGCCCGTGGACCGGGCCGCGCTCGCCGTCGCGTTCGCCGACCGGCTGCGGCGGCACGGCGTGACCGTGGGCCTCAGCGCGATCGAGGCGTTCACCCGCGCGCTCGCCGCCTGCCCGTACCTCACCCGGTCGCGCCTGTACTGGGCGGCCCGGCTCACCCTGGTACGGCACCGCGGCGAGATCGAGATCTTCGACGCGGTGTTCAACGCCGTGTTCGGCGACGCGACGATCGGCGCCGACCCGCACGCCCGCCGCCGGCAGCGCCCGCTGCCGCCGCCCGCCGCCGGGACCTACGTCTCCGTCCCCGGCCCGGCGGGCGCCCGGCAGGACGGCGGCGGCCTGCCCTGGGCCACCCTGCCCCGGGTGGCCGAGGCCGCCGAGCCGGCCGACGTGCCGCTCGCCGTACCCGAGCCGCTGCCCAGCGCGATCGCCGCGCTCGCCGACACCCCGTTCGAGGAGCTCGACGAGCGCCGCCTCGACCGGCTCGGCGACTGGCTGCGCGAGGCGATCGCCGACTGGCCCACCCGCCGCGGCCGCCGCCACGCCACCGGCCCCCACGGCCGCCGCATCGCCCTGCGCGCCACGGTCGAGCGGGCCCGCCGTACCGGATGGGAGCCGGTACGGCTCGTGCACGAGCGGCCGGTGCGCCGCCCGCGGCGGCTGGTGATGCTCTGCGACGTGAGCGAGTCGATGCGCGCCCAGGTCACCGCCTACCTGCACCTGATGCGCGCCCTGGCGATGACCGCCGAGGCCGAGGCGTTCGCGTTCGCCACCACCCTCACCCGGCTCACCCCGGTGCTGCGGCACCGTTCCCCGCGCATCGCGATCGACCGCGCCACCGAGAAGGTCGCCGACCGCTTCGGCGGCACCCGCATCGCCACCAACATCGCCGCCCTCCTCGCCTCCCACCACGGCAACCTGCTCCGCGGCGCCGTGGTCCTCATCGGCTCCGACGGCTGGGACACCGACCCACCGGAGGCGATGACCGCCGCCATGTCCCGCCTCCGCCGCCGCGCCCACCGCGTCATCTGGATGAACCCCCGCGCCGCCGCCCCCGGCTACC is a window from the Thermopolyspora flexuosa genome containing:
- a CDS encoding XdhC family protein, with the translated sequence MGSRTSLAERMRELAEHRVPFVHAVVVRAQVPTSVQAGDDAIVLPDGSIEGFVGGRCAEQSVRTAALGTLRDGRSLLLRVLPEGEPEFPESPGARVVVNPCLSGGALEIFLRPLLPPPVVWVVGDGPIAKALAELAGPLDFAVRAAADPKGPAGATAVVVASHGRDEPRAIRAALDAGVGYIGLVASRRRGAAVLEEMGLIEEERRRIRTPAGLDIGARTAPEIALSILAEIVAEIRTKGLAPAPDPEAETPSAPVAGAAEREAVDPACGMTVTARPGTPHLKVGGEDVWFCCAGCRDRYAAGHAEPPTQAVDPICGMTVSIMPDTPHLVVDGKDVWFCGPGCRDRYAERAGR
- a CDS encoding AAA family ATPase, whose protein sequence is MAPVFADPDEVRRRLDEVGYLVDEGMAAALFFALALGQPLLLEGEPGVGKTTAAKALARALDTPLIRLQCYEGLTASEALYEWNHQRQLLAIRLAEARHDHLSDADLFTAEFLLERPILRAVRHRGPRPPVLLIDEIDRADDEFEALLFEFLGEASVTIPELGTFTAERPPIVVLTSNRSRDLHDALRRRCLYHWIDFPSPERAAEILRRSVPAANEPLIRSATEFIGRIRRFDLDKAPGMAETIDWVAALSAVGATELVREDVVRTLSAIAKTPDDRETILAALDEPTTSRGNP
- a CDS encoding SRPBCC family protein, which gives rise to MKIDHEFTVSVPVDRAWAVLTDLEAIAPCMPGAQLTGVDGDVYSGKVKIKVGPVVSQYAGNVKFLEKDDANHRAVIDARGRDSRGGGNASAVVTAQLHPDGDRTRVTVETDLKITGRIAQFGSGMIKEVSNKLLGQFVSNLESRLLADGGAAADAKETEATEAATATETAKEAAEETPKEAASAEAKEKAAEPAAAQAGATASAAEGAAAKPAGAAAASATGTATARSVAPAEEAEPLDVLSLAGNSIYKRLIPLAIALVVIIAIIVVLVVT
- a CDS encoding vWA domain-containing protein — encoded protein: MAAPVDRAALAVAFADRLRRHGVTVGLSAIEAFTRALAACPYLTRSRLYWAARLTLVRHRGEIEIFDAVFNAVFGDATIGADPHARRRQRPLPPPAAGTYVSVPGPAGARQDGGGLPWATLPRVAEAAEPADVPLAVPEPLPSAIAALADTPFEELDERRLDRLGDWLREAIADWPTRRGRRHATGPHGRRIALRATVERARRTGWEPVRLVHERPVRRPRRLVMLCDVSESMRAQVTAYLHLMRALAMTAEAEAFAFATTLTRLTPVLRHRSPRIAIDRATEKVADRFGGTRIATNIAALLASHHGNLLRGAVVLIGSDGWDTDPPEAMTAAMSRLRRRAHRVIWMNPRAAAPGYRPLVGGMAAALPYCDALLPAHTFRALREVIETVASVR